The window GAGAGCTCTCACCAAGAAACCAGAGTGGAAAATATTACCGAAGGACTTTAACTGCAGACCAAACAGGAGCGAAGACACTAAACACTGAGATTAAACTATCGACTATCATTTAGATGTTGGAGGTAATGACCAAGTGTCGTTTATAGAACTTTATCAACCACCAGCAAAATAATCCAGATGTAAAAATTCATTACAGGCACCACAATAAGGACAATAAATTATGTGAAGAAGCATTTTATGAACGTGTTTAACAGATTTGTGGTAAAAAGCGGTGTTTGGAAATTCTAATTTCTGGATAAATAACGTTTTATGAAATGAAATgctgtttttaattaaaaagaagACAGATTTTGGAATCAAGAAGCTTCCCAAGGGCATTAGAGTGGGAATGTTCAAGTGAACCATCAAACAATGAAGAGACAAACCGACACCAACCAGACCACTGCTGCTCCTCTGTATTTTTCTAAACGTCACATAAAAACAACTGGGAATGTTTTTAGACAACAGAAATGGAACAATTTAGACTGAATATCAAATATCTACAAGTTTTTGTTTCTCTTTCACGCAGATGAAGGACACGTTAGATACAAAAAGCAAAAGTGAAGAAGTTTATTTTAAGATCGTTTCTGCAGTAACAGGTTTTAACTTTTTATTCCAtctatttaaacattttttcgtTTCTGAAGCTTTTTAAAGAAAATCTAAAGAATTCTAAGTATAAAAGATTTTTTTTCATCACTGTGAGCAAAAACTTCACTTGGTACAAAATTGTCAAAAAGCACAATATTAATAAAGTTTTAGATGTTTTATGTATTGTTGCAATAAACCTCACTAAAGCCCAATGCTGTTAACGTTTCAGAACCAAAATAACTCCGCGAGGGACGAAAACAAGCACAAAATGACTTTCAGAAAAGTGTCTGAAATTCTGTGCGTAAAACCCAAGAGATGCGCGTCTGTGCGTGAAACTGCGTTTGGGTGTTCACATTTTAAGCTGTAGCCTGTGTCAGAGTGTACaggaaaatataataataaaatgtCTCTCTCTTCGTAAACTGAAAAGTAAATCTTTATAATTAACATCAAATGGAGATGGTGCGTTTCGTGCATCTCCACCTGCGCAGCTGCGCCTCACCTTTATCCAGCAGCGCTTTAACGATCCCAGAGCCCACCGTCCCCGCTCCTCCGAGAGCCAACACCACCCTATCCGAGTTTGACATGACTGCTGCAACTTGTCTCCACCCAAACGCAAAGATGCAGAGTGTCTCTGGATTTTCTGAAAGTGAAGTTGCTCACTTGCGCGGAGCATCCTTGAACAGATTTAACCCAAGAGGTCACTGGTCCGCCCCTCTGAAGCCACGCCCGTGAGACCAAAGAGGCGCACTGATGTCAGGGCTGGTTTTGGACGAGGAGACCAGAAACTGTTCTTTATCGCAGTGAAATTCCTTCTATTTTCCTTGTGATTATAAATGTATGACGGTGATAGTGAAGCAGCCTGGTTTTCTTGGTGGTTTTGTGTAATGTTTGCTTAAGTTGCACGAAGGGTTTTTCAGCAGTTCTGATCATTATTAAATATTGCTAGAAAAAATAGTTATGAATGCAATAATTTTTTTattcacatgtataaataataatctAAACGTGCGACGTAGTCACAAATGAATCACTTTCTTTCATCAACTGCAGATAGCTAATTTGCTGTTGACCCTAAACTTGTGTTTGAAAGAAGTAGAGTGCGAGGTCAAAGGGTTTATGCTGAGGTCCTCAACAGGTAATaacactgccatctagtggtggtGAGGATTGTGGTAAAAGGACAAGTATCCTTCATTTACCAAGTTGTCTATGGAgcaaggattgggacaatattcagcgtaacatgtaccaagttttgtaacttcgaacatgtttcatcacatgtaactttggattcgtaacttgtagctttagttttctaacttgtaattctcaatttgtacttgtatttcttgttttgtaacaggaacattgtattttgtacatgtattttttattttgtaaaataaaacttttattttgtacatttactactcattttgtaacatcaaacattcattcagaaacatggaactttcgttttgtaactagcagacttccaaattgaaaaaatcaaggtacaagtttgaaatcaaaacgcaAAACAGcatatcttcttacgttcgtaatcctgtttgtctcatgcttcagcagtttgctgcagtcagtgttattaactgaaaaatattaaataattacttgtctccacaatcacattttctttattattggtctctccatttgtgcttccatttctgatgcatgttcgtgttgatacagcaacatattgtacaaaaaatcccaaataaaactaataatgtaaaaagtttataacctatttcaaactgtggggaatatttttaaaacatagaatcAAACAAGCTGAAATaacccgtctacagctcgtcctcctgcgcacaaccaacaagctgcacacggttagctcattaaaggttatctagcttaaactggcaacataaaatatcattgttggcttattttggtacgaagcggttagctaacgcttcacaatgcaacaaaatgatgacatttcatcaacttaccggaaagaatccttccgaaacacagaaaatgaactgcagtcaagGCAGCAgtgggggctgtttggaactattcgaagctccatgaaccacgtgaccccCGCTTTCTGTGTCGTAaccgtatgtacagtctatggtcgtAACtttctctacagctctgacagaaccctgccctcctctcccaatgattggacaggaattcgagaaacgtgattggtagctaagactcgtgctctcattggttccacccaagttcctcccactgacgctagaatcgagacaaaattgATCTGtagctgtagatttgaggtttgtacctgtagaatgaaatgtgtgttttgagagttttgatttcaaacttgtaccttgattttttcaaattggaagtctgctagttacaaaacgaaagttccaTGTTTCTGaacgaatgtttgatgttacaaaatgagtagtaaatgtacaaaataaaagttttattttacaaaataaaaaatacatgtacaaaatgaaaatttactgttacaaaacaagaaatacaagtacaaattgagaattacaagttagaaaactaaagttacaagttacgaatacaaagttacatgtgatgaaacatgtttgaagttgcaaaacttggtacaagttacgctgaatattgtcccaatccttgcTCCATATAGTTCCGTTCTTCAgttcaacatgtaaatgattatttttattatttattttttattttactgtaacGCTTCTTTTTGCGCATTACATGGATAAAAAGTAAATTTATGTGCGGTTACTCTGGTATTAATATCAAGCGCACTGATCTGTAAAGTCTGTGTGTCACGTGACAATGTTTACCGAGCATGCCGAGAAGCTATCAGAGACCACCTTACTGTTACAGGAAATGTGATTTGTGTATCCACCTTTGAACATCGAGGTACGTGCCAAACACCGGTGAGGTTGTTTCTTTGGTGTCTCGGTAAAAGTCTACGTTTGGACTAATATTAGGATGTTGTCTTACTAGTTTGCTGCGAGGTAACGTTAGCAACGCCGATCGTTTTCTTTGTGAACCGGAACCTCATTTGGAATTCTCCTAAAAGTGTTTTGTCTCGCGAGTCGGTAAAAGTTTATACCATCTGGAACCACTGTTTTAACGCCTTTTGAGTTAGCCGTGGTAGCGTTTAAATTCGGCTTTTGTCTTAAACATGTAACACTTTATTTTACTGCGTAAAAGTCATTTTCGGAGTATTTTTGCTAgtacttcctgttttttttttttttggcagacGTTGTACGGTGTGGTTCAGGCAAAAAAAATCTGGATATGTCCTGAAATTAGAtttattctttttcttttgtttgttgtgGTTGTTTAAAATTCACATTTATGTGGTGTAATGGAGTAATTCAAGGGGTTGGCCAGGCGGGGGAGctagaggagaggggaggacaaCCAGGGGTTAGCATGTTGGAAGCTAAATAAAGGAGTTGAACTCGGCAACAAGGTGTTTTCATTCTGCACCCTACAACAACATACACGACAATGTAGATGGAAGCTTCTGGACTGGGAATAATTATTACAGTAGAATACACGTAATAATACAAGAATAACGTGATTGATACATTTATGGGATTTTAAGAACTTTAAAGTTTGTGCCAAACAGCTAAGCTAGCTTCTGTTTGAAAGCACTAGCAACCGATAGATGTACTATTTCATATGATTTACATGTTTAGACTTCATTACTGTTGTTGATGTTTTTCGTGACAGTAGTATGACATCTCTGGCTTAAGTTTTATACAAATAttcaagtttcactttctgtattAAACATTGTGCTCAAAACAAATCCTCACGCTAATTTAGTTTGTTGTATTAAATCAGTATTAAAGTGGCGTTATGTGATTTATCTTGTGGTCACACTTACTTCTGAATGTTTTCTGTATTACAAATGTATAAAATGCTAAaattagattttatttttattttctcataGCTGTCAGATATTCTACAGACATTACTATAATGACGCCTTACCGCCTGTTTATCACGTATGCTAATTTCATACACCAGATATCTAAGCCTTTGAAGAACAGATGTGTTTAGCTGATATACATCCTTTGTGTCTCGTCCTGCTTTTATTGCACAAAAGTTAAAGTTTTCCTGATTTTAATGGGTTTTTATTTTGGTCATTTTTCCTGTTTGTCTCCACTGTTGTGTGTATAAAAGAGATGAGTACTCTGCGACAGACAGCCAGAGAGCTTGTGAGAGTGTACGATCACATTCTGGAGCAGCAGATTGTGGGTCGAGGCTGCAGCCTAGCCTGCAGAGATGAGAAACTGTGGAAGGAGGTGGAGGGGATGTTGACGGAGGCGGACGCAGTAGAGACCCACTGCCTTGGTCTGGATCCACTCAGGGTGATGGAGGAGTCGTTGAAGGCAGCTGCGACATCTGCTCGAGCACTAGCCTACGGCGGGAGAGTCAAAAGCAGAGGAGGGCTTTGGGGCCTGGCTAAAGCTTTTGAGGTATTGGAGCAGGCATCCCTGAACCTGTACCTGGGTCCCTGGAGGGAGGAATACAGACACATCAAGGTTGGTCATAAAACCACTGAAAGGACTTTTTCTGTTGATCAGTTTCTGTGCAGAGtttaacattttctttttttctgttcaAGATGTACTCCGGTACATTCACCCACTACATCACACCGGTGCTGTCGATGCCTCAAATTGAGTACCTGTTTGGGCTGTTGGGATACCAGCCCAGCACGACTTGGCCCGAGCAGCTCTGCCTCTCGTCGCCCAAAGTCAGCCCTGCTTTTATGGACGACCTCCTGCGTTTGTCTTGTGCCTTCTTTTTAGCCCGCTGTGAGTGTCACCTTCTCCTGTCAGCCCTGGGGAGGCACGTCGGTGATGCCCAGTGGGAGCTGAGCATGGTGAGGGAACGGCAGAGAGGAAACAGCCTGCAGGTATATCTGCTTGTTCTTAAATTACTCAGCCAGCCGGTGATGGCGTAACATTTGGTTCCTGTTTTGTGGAGAATGCTTTGTGCTTCTGTAGCCAGAGTGTGAAATTTAACACGTTGCTGTGCGACACTTTGAAACTAAGAATTTTGCCAAGTTTTAAAGAAAATATGTTAATAAATGTAATGATATTAATGAGAAAAACAATTGAATCTACTATAATGGTTCTGTAGAAAAACATTTATCCTAAACAGTACGTTCAGTTAATGTTTTATTTACCAAAACTCTAGAAAGAGGTCAGATTATTTTGCTGTATTTGGAATTCCAATTTCCCCTGAAAGATTTTTTGCTGTTTTACACACGCTTCTGTTTATACTAGAGAAGGCTTCTCATGTTTGTTTACAGGTTGCTCTTGACAACACCAGGAAGAATCTTGAAGTCAGCCAGCCGCCGTTGGAGCCGGTTGTTGAAGAAATTGATATTTACGGAGAGGAGTGGGTCAAAGGGGAGCAGAATAAGGCGGCTGTTGTTGATGAGGAGAGTCCCTCCCCTTTAACCAACGGTGCGAGTTGCATGTCCCAACCAGTGGATGCAGGCATTAGTAGAAGTCCCTCGTCCAGGAAGGGTAAAAGCAAGCATTCGTGTGAGGAATCGGAGTCTGCTAAAACAGACTCAAAGCAGATTGATGCTTCTGGGCGGAACGAGGCTCAGCCTGATGCCAACCACTCCTGCAGCTGCCTCCAATCTCTTGTTTTACTTAAATACTGCCTTGAATGCAATGCCTTTCACGATCTCACCTGTACCTTTATCAGTGTTTGCAAGAAGAGAGGCCATAGAGTAGAGTTTGCTGACAGCCTGCCGGGGAGAATGGATGACGGACGTGAGAGCGGGCCGCCTAGTGAAATCTTCAAAGAAGATGCAGCAAACAGTCCAACTAGCAGCAGTGTAGCCGTACCCTCCTCTGCTGT is drawn from Nothobranchius furzeri strain GRZ-AD chromosome 4, NfurGRZ-RIMD1, whole genome shotgun sequence and contains these coding sequences:
- the spata2l gene encoding spermatogenesis associated 2-like, yielding MSTLRQTARELVRVYDHILEQQIVGRGCSLACRDEKLWKEVEGMLTEADAVETHCLGLDPLRVMEESLKAAATSARALAYGGRVKSRGGLWGLAKAFEVLEQASLNLYLGPWREEYRHIKMYSGTFTHYITPVLSMPQIEYLFGLLGYQPSTTWPEQLCLSSPKVSPAFMDDLLRLSCAFFLARCECHLLLSALGRHVGDAQWELSMVRERQRGNSLQVALDNTRKNLEVSQPPLEPVVEEIDIYGEEWVKGEQNKAAVVDEESPSPLTNGASCMSQPVDAGISRSPSSRKGKSKHSCEESESAKTDSKQIDASGRNEAQPDANHSCSCLQSLVLLKYCLECNAFHDLTCTFISVCKKRGHRVEFADSLPGRMDDGRESGPPSEIFKEDAANSPTSSSVAVPSSAVCDDAKSPSLSVEPIRYHSCCDLAKPDPRVLCRSCNVFHSRACAEGKSCQKNHTVSELGMCTCGLFCARNPLVLCRYCGKEYCTQCWFRNPVSCHCGQTFDQSSSV